The nucleotide window TCGCGGCCGCTGCCCCGCATCGTGCCGAGGCGTTCCAGGCCGCCCGGATGTGCATCGAATACCTCAAGGAGGAAACACCGATCTGGAAGAAGGAATTCTCCCCAGATGGGGCTGAATGGATCGGGACCCGTCCATGAGCATTGCGGTTAGTCCCGGGCTTGTCGACCATCCCCATCGGCTCAAGTGGAACGAAAAGTATGCACGGACCGACACCACGTTTGCCTCCGGTTCGGCGGTCGCACAGATCCTGTCGCACCTGCCGCCAGACGGCGCCGCCCTGGAGTTGGCCGGTGGCCGCTCGGGTACCGCGTTGGCACTGGCAGAGTTGGGCAGAAACGTCACTGTGATCGATGTGTCGGACACGGCGCTTCGTCAACTGAGCGAGGAAGCCGGACGGCGTGGCATCGCCGAACGACTGACGCTACTTCATGCGGATCTCCACCAGTGGGCGCCCGATGGTGCCAACTATGCGGTCGTAATGTGCCGCTTCTTCTGGAGTGCAACGGTGTTCGCTAGGGCCTGCGGCGCTGTCCGTCCAGGAGGGATCCTGCGTTGGGAAGCGCCCGCACTCACCGATCCCCCTTCAACGCACGTCCGTGCCGAGTGGTGCCTCGCGCCGGGGGAGCCCGCCAGTCTTTTGCCGGACGGCTTCGAGGTGCTTCAGCAATTCGACCGTGCCCAAGATGGCGAGTCCGTTCGCAGCATGTTCGCTCGGCGCCTACCGGTGTGAGTGCGACCAATGGCGGCCTCTATCTTGTATGGGACTGGAATGGCACGCTTTTCGATGACCGGAGCCTGCTCTTTCAGTCCATCGCTGCGACCCTACAACAGTGGGGATACGGCGAACCCTCATCGGCCGAAATCGTCGCGAAATTCACTCGCCCATTGCGCGCGCTATTCGAACGCCTGATAGGCGGCAAACTGAGCTCCCAGGACTGGGGGCGGTTGGAGCGCGACTTTCACAACATCTACCAAGGCGAACTGTCTAGGGGCGCCCTGGTCCCGGACGTGCACCAAGCACTTGTCCGTGGCAGGGCACAAGCCCAAGGGCAAGCGCTGCTGTCGCAGTGGCCACACGGCGACCTTCTCGAGATCATTCGACGGCATCGCTTGACCGGCTTCTTCGACGAAGTATGGGGCCGCAGCGAAGATTGCCAAAACAAGGAAGACAGAATCGGGGACCTCCTGCACCGCAATCGGCTGAGCCCCGACCGCGTTGTGCTGATCGGCGACACACAGGACGACATCGCTGCGGCAACTGCGGCAGGGATCGGATCCGTACTGGTTGTTGGCGCCTCATTGGCCCGTCTGGACCCGAGTGATGTTGCGGCGATGGCAGTTCCAGTGGCTCACAGCCCAGCCGAGGCCGTTGAACTGGCGCTCCATTTGGCAGGACGGCGTGGCCGAGTGCCCACCGCGGGAACAGACGAAACGCGGTCCTGACCGTGGACCGCAACGAAACCCGGGCCGTGGTGGCGCAGACCGTGCTGGCCCACGCGGCCTGGGCAGCGATCCGCTTGATGATCGGATATCGTGCTCTCGCCGACGGAGCAGACGCCGCGTTTCTGGGCGTTATTGCCGCTTCGTTCGTCACGCCGGCATTGTTCGCGGCGATTCTTGTTGGCCGGCTCGCCGACCGATTCGGCGGTGCCGCCGTGGTGGTATTCGGTGTTCCGGTCGCGAGTGCGGGCGAATGCATCGTCCTGCTCTCACATGGACGGTGGTTGCTGCCAGCTGCGGCCGCGATCGTCGGACTGGGGTATCTGATGATCATGGTGGGACAACAGACCTACGTCGCGCATTGGTCAGTCCAGACAACCCGAGACGGCGCCTTCGGTACCGTGACCGCGGCGGCGTCGACCGGACAGCTCATTGGGCCGTTGGTGATCACCGCCTTGGCTTCAATGCCGGCGATCACCACATCGGCCCATGAAGTCAATACCGACGCCGGGATCATCGCGGCCGGGATCTTTGGCTTGTCGGCGCTGCCGACGGCGTTGTGGATGTGGCGTCATCGGGGCAGCGGGCCCAAGGAATTCGACTCGGGCGATGCCGGCATCGCGCTGCGGCTGTTTCGGCTGCCTGGCATGGCGAAATCCATCGCGATCAGTGCCGTGGTGCTGACCACCGTCGATCTGATGTATGCATTCGTCCCGGCCTGGGCAACCGAGCGCAACATCGCGGCCACCACGGTGGGATGGTTATTTGCGCTCCGCGCCGCGATTTCGATAGCGACACGAATCGAGCTCGCCCGCTTGGTCAAACGATTCGGTCCGACCGTACTGCTGCGCGTCTCGATCGGCACGGCGGCGCTGGCCATCGCCTTCCTGCCGTTTGTCAGGTCGGAGGGAGCGATCGTCGTCATGGCTGCACTCGGAGTGGTACTCGGTATCCCGCAGCCGCTGACTATGTCGTGGGTAGTTTCTCTTGTGCCGCGACCCATGCAGGGCCAGGCTCTCGGCCTCCGCACTTCGGCAAACAGGCTGGTGCAGACCACTATTCCAATCCTCGTCGGGACAGTTGCCGGCCCCTACGGAATCACCGCGGTGTTTTTCGCGAATTCCCTATTGCTCGGCGCCTCCCTCACCGCCCTAGTACGCCCAGGCTTGGATCGCTAATGCGACCACAAACAATTCGAGTGCCCGCGTGAAATAGGCGATTCACCTCAGGAAGGAATGACAAATGGCTCCGTCCTCGCTAGTCAAGCCAGCAGCCGCATTGGGCAACGCTGAAATAAGGCGTTATGGAAGGCATTTGACCATTCCGGACGTCGGTATGGCCGGGCAGCAGCGACTGAAGAACGCACGGGTGTTGTGTGTCGGTGCCGGTGGCTTGGGTTCGCCTGCGCTCATGTATCTGGCGGCGGCCGGTATCGGCACGTTAGGCATCGTCGATTTTGACATCGTCGAGGAATCCAATCTACAACGCCAAATCATCCATGGGCATTCCGATATCGGTCGGCCGAAGGTTGAATCCGCCGCGGCGACGCTCCGCGAGATCAACCCACTCTCCGAGGTTATTGTCCATAATTCCGCGCTTGACAACGAAAATGCGGTGCAACTCTTTCGGGAATACGATCTGATCGTAGACGGCACCGATAATTTCGCGACCCGCTACCTCATCAACGACGCAGCGGTGCTCGCCGGCAAACCCTATGTCTGGGGTTCGATCTACCGGTTCGATGGACAAGCAAGCGTCTTCTGGGCGGAGCACGGCCCCTGCTACCGATGCCTATATCCGGAGCCGCCGGCGCCGGGGACGGTGCCATCGTGCGCTGAAGGAGGAGTTCTAGGCGTCCTGTGTGCCAGCATCGCCTCGATCCAGGTGACGGAGGCGATCAAACTCCTCATCGGGATCGGCAAACCGCTGATCGGTCGCTTGATGCTGTACGACGCGCTCGCAATGTCCTTCCACACCATCGATTTCCGCAAGGACCCCAACTGCGTCCTATGCGGCGACAACCCCAGTATCACCCAGCTTGTCGACTACGACGCGTTCTGCGGAACGGCACCGGCAAGCACTGACGCGGCATCGATCGTTACCAGCCAACAGCTGCACGACTGGCAGGACGCCGGCGATGACTTTCTTCTCCTGGACGTCAGGGAGGCCACCGAGTCTGCCATTGTTCACATTCCGGGCAGCGTCTTGATCCCCAAGGGGGAGATCGTGTCGGGCTCCGCGCTACCGCGGATACCCAGAGACAAGAAGACCGTGCTGTATTGCAAGACCGGCATTCGCTCAGCCGAGGCACTGGGAAAGCTGAAGGCGGCTGGGTACAGCAACGTCTTACATCTGGAGGGCGGAATATTGGCTTGGATCAAGGCAATTGACCCATCGCTGCCGACCTACTGAGGCGTCCTGGCGCATGAAGAACGACAGCGACCAGTTCGCTAGCACGAAACTTGACCGCGTCGACGACATCTCGGATGAACTGCTCGAATCCGCCATGCGGCAAGCTCTCGAGGTGGCGATGCGAGCACGGCGCCCCTTTGGCGCGGCCCTGTTCGACATCACACGCCGACGCGTCGCATATTGCCGTCCTAACACGACCCGCGAGGACCACGACCCGTTTGCGCACGCCGAGATGAATGTACTCCGAGCTGCGGCGCAGAGTGATTCGGACCTGTCAAACCATATCCTGTTGTCCACGGCGGAACCCTGCCCGATGTGCGCTTCCGCGGCGATCATCGGCCAGGTCAAAGCGATCGCGTTTGGCACCTCAATTGCGACGCTCGTCCAGCTCGGTTGGCGTCAAATCCAGCTTCCCGCAGCCACTGTCATCGCGCACGGCAGTCCTCGGATCGAGGTTCGGCCACACTTTCTCGAGTCCGAGACCGACCTGTTCTATCAGCGGTACCAAACCCAACCATATGGAGGAGAACAGTGACCACGCCAGCTGATGAGGTCCCCCGCTTTCCGTTTGCCCGTCCGGTCCCGACCGAGCCGTCACCAGTGCTCGGCGAGCTCAGGCGTAGCTGTCCGGTCGCACAGATCGAACTGCCGTCCGGACACCCGGCGTGGTTAGTGACCCGCTACGAGCACGTCAAGCAATTGCTAGCTGACTCCCGGTTCAGCTGTGCCGCTGCCGCTCGCCCTGAGGCCCCGCACTTTGTCCCGTTCGTGCAGTTGTGCCGGAGCCTGCTCAGCATCGACCCACCCGAACACACCGTCGCAAGAAAGCTTCTCGGCCGCGGCCTCAACGCCGGATTCATCGAAAGACTGCGGCCGGCCCTGCAACGCATTGTCGATGACTGCCTTGAGCAAATGGCCGCTTCGCGCCCGCCAATCGACTTCATGCAAGCAGTAAACGTCCCTTTCGCGGTAGCGGTAATGGCTGAACTGCTGGGCGTCACAACCGATGTGGTCGCCGAGTTGAGAAGTCATCTAGACGCTGCCATCTCGATCGACGAGATCACTGACGACGAAATTGAGCGCAGATGGTCGGAGCTGTCCAATATGGTTGGCGCACTGCTAGAGCGCAAACTGGCCGAACCCGCTGACGACTTGCTCAGCACGATCGCCAGTGCCCACCGGTCCGACCCATCGATGACCGACCCGGAGGTGGTGGGAATGATCCTTAGTTTGGTCACCCCCGGGGTCGTCACCCCCATCGTCCAGATCACCAACGGACTTGCGACCCTGCTGCGTCATCGAGATCAATATGAGGCGCTGGTACGGGATCCCGATCTGGTACCCATGGCGGTGGAAGAGATATTGCGATTCAATGCCCCGGTCGAGGTCGACCACCTTCGGGTTACCACCGCGGACGTCCAACTCGACGGCACGCTCATTCCGGCCGGAAGCTCGGTCTTCCCGTCGATTACCTCAGCCGACCGCGACGAGCGGCAGTTCGAGGCACCGGCAGACTTCGATATCCGGCGCCACCCGAATCCCCACATTGCGTTCGGACACGGACCGCACGCTTGTCCGGCGTCGGCGCTGGCTCGGCTTTTCCTGACAATATTTTTCGGAACACTGGTCCGACGCTTTCCCGGTTTGGAACTCGCCACCTCATTCGACGACCTGACCCGACGCGCAAAGGGCTTGCATTCGGTCGACCTGCGCGAGCTCATGATCACCTGGCCAGCCGAAGGCGCAGCAACAACCGCTACGTTGTCGAGCACGCATGACTTGGCTGTGTGAAGTCGACGTGGGCTCTCAGGCACTCCGACGGCAGGATCATTCGGGGGCCCGCGGATACGCCGAAAATAACTACCGCTCTGGTGAATTCAACGTCACAAGAGCCAAGAGGGGGTGTCATGGTCGAGCTTCACAATGCCCGCCAATCGACTGATTTCGAAACACCAAATGACGATATCCGGGAAAGGTACCTTCGAGAGCGAGATAAGCGTCTGGCGGTATCTCGTGGCTACATCACTCCCGCGTCGGGCACTGTCCAGCATTACCTGGACGACCCCTATACACCACCAATAGCCCGAAATCCTTTGGCCGACCGGGTCGACGCATTAGTCGTAGGTGGCGGTTTCGGAGGTCTGCTCACGGCGGTGCGACTAAAAGAAGCGGGCTTGCGTCGAGTCCGCATCATCGACAGCGCCGGCGATGTGGGCGGGGTCTGGTATTGGAATCGCTACCCAGGAGCCCAATGCGACGCAGACTCTTACTGCTATCTTCCGCTACTGGAAGAGACCGGCTACATGCCGGTCGAAAAGTATTCGCATTCACCGGAAATCAGGGCGCACGCCCAGCGGATCGCCCGCCATTTCGCTCTCTACGAACTGGCGCTGTTTCAGACACGGGTCCGTCAGATGGTATGGAATGAAACGACTTTCACCTGGACGGTGCGGACCGATCGGGGGGATGCAATCACGACGTCATATGTCGTGCTGGCTACCGGAGCGTTCAGCAACCCCATCTTGCCCGACATTGAGGGCCTGGAGTCATTCGAAGGCCATTCATTTCACACCAGCCGCTGGGACTACTCCTATACCGGCGGCGATGCCACCAGCCGCCTTTCGAAACTGCACGACAAAGTGGTCGCGGTGGTGGGAACCGGTGCCACGGCGGTCCAAGTCGTTCCACCTCTGGGCGCTTCCGCCAAGAAGTTGCTGGTTTTCCAACGTACCCCCGCGGCGGTCGATGTCCGCAATAACCGACCCACCGACCCGGACTGGGTCGCTTCCTTGGAATCGGGCTGGCAGCGGCGGCGCATACACAATCTGGCCCGAATCGTGAGCGGATACCCGGTAGACCGGGATTTGGTCGATGACGGGTGGACGCACCTGTATAAGGCGCTGCTCAATCCGGAGTTCGCTGCGATGGCGGATTCGGAAGCAGCGAAGCGGCGTGACGAGGCTGACTTGCGGCAAATGGCGCGCATCTGGACTCGCATCGACAACACCATCACAGACTCAGCCACCGCAGCGGCCCTCAAACCGTACTACCACTACCTCTGTAAGAGCCCCTGCTTCCACGACGAGTACCTCGATGCTTTCAACCGATCGAATGTAGAGCTGATCAATACCGACGGACGCGGGATCGAACGGATCTATGACGCTGGCGTCGTGGCCAACGGTCAGAAATTCCCCGTGGATTGCATCGTCTTCGCAACGGGGTTCGAGGGCATCGGTAACTACCCCGAGAAGACGGGCATCGATATCATCGGTCGCCGCGGAGTCTCGATGAAGCAGCGTTGGTCAGACGGAATGTTGTCGCTGCACGGCGTGCTGAGCAGCGGGTTTCCGAATCTTTTCTTCAACCTCGCGTCCGTCGACGGTCAAGCCACACTGTCGGTCAACATGAGCTACACGTTGGGCGGGGTCGCGGACCACATCGCGAAGATCGTTTGCGAAACCAGACGGCGGGGAGCGCGGGCATGCGAGATCGAGCCCGAGACCGAAGCGCAATGGGTCAAGCTGATCGAGTCCGGTACGGCGAGGTCCCGGACCACCAAGCTGCGATGCACACCAGGGCGACGCAACAACAACGGCAACGTCGACCAGCAACCTCCGCGCGCAGGCATCTACCCGGGACCGGCCGTCGAATTCTTCGAACAGTTGGCCGCCTGGCGTGACGTCGAGCAGTACGCCGGCCTGAATTTCTTGATGCCCCCGTCGTACTCAGACACGCTCAACCCAGCCATCTAGAGCGGGACTGCGTCCAGCGAACGGCGGCGAAGACCTGGTCGGTGCGGGCGCCCATGACGGCCGGGGCGGTTAATTGGCATTTGTTGAATTGGGGCACTATCTTGCTGGGGTGATGTCCTCAGCCGTTGGTGCCGTCGCGCGCCGGATCGCCCCCTTGCTGGCCGTTGCGGCCGCTGCGTACCTGGGTTTTTTCGCCGACCTGGCGCAGGTGGTGCCGGCTCCGCCGATGACCCTGGTGGATGGGTCGAACCCACTGGCCGGGCAGCCCTTCTACGTCGATCCCGGTTCGGCCGCCATGGTCGCCGCGCGCAACGCCAACCCGCCAAGTTCCCAGCTGACCGCCGTCGCCAATACGCCGCAGTCCTACTGGCTTGACCAGGCGTTCCCCGCGGGCACCGTCGGTGGCACGGTTGCCAAATACACCGGTGCCGCGCAGGCCGCCGGTGCCATGCCGATCCTGACGCTCTACGGGATCCCGCATCGAGACTGCGGTAGTTTCGCCTCGGGCGGCTTCGCGACGGGCGCGGACTACCGTGCGTGGATCGACGCCGTCGCTGCTGGCTTGGGCGCATCGCCCGCGGCGATCATCGTGGAGCCCGATGCCCTGGCCATGGCCGACTGCCTTTCGGCCGAGCAGCGCCAGGAACGCTTCGACTTGGTCCGCTACGCTGTGGACACGTTGACCCGCGATCAGGCCGCCGCCGTGTACGTCGACGCGGGACACTCACGCTGGGTGAACGCCCAGGAGATGGCCGCCAGACTTAACCAAGTCGATGTGGGTCACGCGCGGGGGTTTAGCCTCAACATCTCGAACTTCTACACTACCGATGAGGAAATCGGTTACGGCGAAGCGATTTCGGGCATGACGAATGGTTCGCACTACGTGATCGACACGGGGCGCAACGGTGCCGGCCCGGCCCCGGAGTCACCGCTCAACTGGTGCAACCCTGGTGGCCGTGCCCTGGGCGTGCCGCCCACCACCGATACCGCGGGCGCGCACGCCGATGCCTACTTGTGGATCAAACGGCCCGGTGAATCCGACGGATCATGCGGCCGCGGGGAGCCTCAGGCCGGTCGATTCGTCAGCCAGTACGCCATCGACCTGGCCCAGAACGCGGGTCAGTAGCGGGCCACACGCAGGCCTAACCGGCGTGCGCTGCGCATAGCTCGCTGCCTCGGGTGCCCCCTAACAGGGACCCGCCTGCGGTCAGTCACCAATAACTTGAGGACGGCGCTTCTGCGGGCCTGGTTGCCCCGACGCCAACGCCGGGGATGGCCGGTGCATGGGGTGAGTTCCCCGAAACGCGGCGAGTCCGTTGCGGGAGTAGTACGGTCGCGTCAGTGCTTAGCGATGCTCTGCACACTCGGGAGTGAGTATGTCGAACCGTGAAATTCCGTTTCAGCCGCTGCGGAATTCGTTATACACGTCAATGGAGCTGATGAGCGGCTTCGATCCGGACCGTCCGCTTAGCGCCGCCGAGACCTTGGACTTTCAGTCCTATCGCTACTTCACCGCTAACGGTGGCCCGTGTCCCAACGACCCGTACGCGGGGATGATGCAGGCACTGCACGACCACTCGATCATGCGTGCCATCTCGAAGTTCTTCGCCAGCGTTGACGCACCGACGGTCGCCATCATGGGTGGCCATGATGAGGCGCGTGGCACGGAGAAGTACGTGGATGTGATGCGCATCGCGCGGGCCCTCACTCAATGTGGCTGCCTGGTGGCAAGCGGCGGTGGGCCCGGCGCGATGGAAGCCACCCATCTAGGTGCACTGCTCGCGCCGACATCGGATCAAGATGTGGCAGACGCGTTGAAGCAATTGAAGTCCCGGCCGACGCTGCCCGCCAGCGAGTCGGTGGTATCAGAGACCGGCGAGGTCGATACGGCGATCGTGTGTCAGTTGCACAGTTGGGCCAAACCCGCCTTCGAGATCGCCCAAACGTTCACCCAAACCGGAGGGCGTAGCCTCGCCGTTCCCACCTGGTACTACGGCTGCGAACCGCTCACCCCGCTGGCCACCCATGTCGCGAAGTACTTCCAGAACAGCATCCGCGAAGACATTCTGTTGTCGCTGGCCGCCAATGGGATTGTTTACACGCCCGGCGCGTCGGGCACACTGCAGGAAGTCTTCCAGAACGCCGCGCAAAACTATTACCCCCGAAACGATCAGGCGTTCTCCCCGATGATTTTCTTCGGCAGGGAGTTTTGGACCGAGAAGCTACCCGTGCTGCCGGTTCTTGAAGGACTGTTCGTGGATAACGAGAAGTTGACCCCCATGGAATTCCGTCGGCTGGTCCGGATAGTCGACACCGCCGAGGAGGCGGTCGACGCCCTGCTGGAGCATCATCCGTCAACGAAGAAAATGATGAACCGCATGCAAGCGGTGGGGTTCGGACCGATCATGGCGGCCGCCGGCAGTGCTCCCAACGGGGCTCCGAATCCGCGCTCCCAGTAAACGGTAGTTCGGCCGGGCCGAGGTAACGGTTCGGGCACGTTTCGGCTGGCGCTTGACACGTCATGCGCCACAGAGGTTCTCGTGGATGACAATGCCGAGCATGACGCAAATCGCGGGATGGTGCCGGCCCGCACCGACCGACAGTGTTCGATGGTGCCGGCCCGCGCCGACCGGCACATGGCGGCGGGGGGCCGGCGTTGGCCGCTGAGATCTCGCGCCAGGCATTCCTGCGGGGCGCCGCTGGCGCGTTGGCGGCCGGGGTCGTTTTCGGCGCGGTCCGCGCCACCGCCGAGCCGAACGTTTCCGGGTGGGAAGGCCTTTCGTCCGCCCTGGGTGGGAAGGTGCTGCGACCGGACGACGGTCCCCAATTCGCAACGGCTAAACAGGTTTTCAACACCAATTACAACGGCCTGACGCCTGCGGCGATAGTCACCCCCACGT belongs to Mycobacterium basiliense and includes:
- a CDS encoding class I SAM-dependent methyltransferase produces the protein MSIAVSPGLVDHPHRLKWNEKYARTDTTFASGSAVAQILSHLPPDGAALELAGGRSGTALALAELGRNVTVIDVSDTALRQLSEEAGRRGIAERLTLLHADLHQWAPDGANYAVVMCRFFWSATVFARACGAVRPGGILRWEAPALTDPPSTHVRAEWCLAPGEPASLLPDGFEVLQQFDRAQDGESVRSMFARRLPV
- a CDS encoding HAD family hydrolase: MSATNGGLYLVWDWNGTLFDDRSLLFQSIAATLQQWGYGEPSSAEIVAKFTRPLRALFERLIGGKLSSQDWGRLERDFHNIYQGELSRGALVPDVHQALVRGRAQAQGQALLSQWPHGDLLEIIRRHRLTGFFDEVWGRSEDCQNKEDRIGDLLHRNRLSPDRVVLIGDTQDDIAAATAAGIGSVLVVGASLARLDPSDVAAMAVPVAHSPAEAVELALHLAGRRGRVPTAGTDETRS
- a CDS encoding MFS transporter, with amino-acid sequence MDRNETRAVVAQTVLAHAAWAAIRLMIGYRALADGADAAFLGVIAASFVTPALFAAILVGRLADRFGGAAVVVFGVPVASAGECIVLLSHGRWLLPAAAAIVGLGYLMIMVGQQTYVAHWSVQTTRDGAFGTVTAAASTGQLIGPLVITALASMPAITTSAHEVNTDAGIIAAGIFGLSALPTALWMWRHRGSGPKEFDSGDAGIALRLFRLPGMAKSIAISAVVLTTVDLMYAFVPAWATERNIAATTVGWLFALRAAISIATRIELARLVKRFGPTVLLRVSIGTAALAIAFLPFVRSEGAIVVMAALGVVLGIPQPLTMSWVVSLVPRPMQGQALGLRTSANRLVQTTIPILVGTVAGPYGITAVFFANSLLLGASLTALVRPGLDR
- the moeB gene encoding molybdopterin-synthase adenylyltransferase MoeB, which translates into the protein MAPSSLVKPAAALGNAEIRRYGRHLTIPDVGMAGQQRLKNARVLCVGAGGLGSPALMYLAAAGIGTLGIVDFDIVEESNLQRQIIHGHSDIGRPKVESAAATLREINPLSEVIVHNSALDNENAVQLFREYDLIVDGTDNFATRYLINDAAVLAGKPYVWGSIYRFDGQASVFWAEHGPCYRCLYPEPPAPGTVPSCAEGGVLGVLCASIASIQVTEAIKLLIGIGKPLIGRLMLYDALAMSFHTIDFRKDPNCVLCGDNPSITQLVDYDAFCGTAPASTDAASIVTSQQLHDWQDAGDDFLLLDVREATESAIVHIPGSVLIPKGEIVSGSALPRIPRDKKTVLYCKTGIRSAEALGKLKAAGYSNVLHLEGGILAWIKAIDPSLPTY
- a CDS encoding nucleoside deaminase, with product MKNDSDQFASTKLDRVDDISDELLESAMRQALEVAMRARRPFGAALFDITRRRVAYCRPNTTREDHDPFAHAEMNVLRAAAQSDSDLSNHILLSTAEPCPMCASAAIIGQVKAIAFGTSIATLVQLGWRQIQLPAATVIAHGSPRIEVRPHFLESETDLFYQRYQTQPYGGEQ
- a CDS encoding cytochrome P450, which translates into the protein MTTPADEVPRFPFARPVPTEPSPVLGELRRSCPVAQIELPSGHPAWLVTRYEHVKQLLADSRFSCAAAARPEAPHFVPFVQLCRSLLSIDPPEHTVARKLLGRGLNAGFIERLRPALQRIVDDCLEQMAASRPPIDFMQAVNVPFAVAVMAELLGVTTDVVAELRSHLDAAISIDEITDDEIERRWSELSNMVGALLERKLAEPADDLLSTIASAHRSDPSMTDPEVVGMILSLVTPGVVTPIVQITNGLATLLRHRDQYEALVRDPDLVPMAVEEILRFNAPVEVDHLRVTTADVQLDGTLIPAGSSVFPSITSADRDERQFEAPADFDIRRHPNPHIAFGHGPHACPASALARLFLTIFFGTLVRRFPGLELATSFDDLTRRAKGLHSVDLRELMITWPAEGAATTATLSSTHDLAV
- a CDS encoding flavin-containing monooxygenase, whose translation is MVELHNARQSTDFETPNDDIRERYLRERDKRLAVSRGYITPASGTVQHYLDDPYTPPIARNPLADRVDALVVGGGFGGLLTAVRLKEAGLRRVRIIDSAGDVGGVWYWNRYPGAQCDADSYCYLPLLEETGYMPVEKYSHSPEIRAHAQRIARHFALYELALFQTRVRQMVWNETTFTWTVRTDRGDAITTSYVVLATGAFSNPILPDIEGLESFEGHSFHTSRWDYSYTGGDATSRLSKLHDKVVAVVGTGATAVQVVPPLGASAKKLLVFQRTPAAVDVRNNRPTDPDWVASLESGWQRRRIHNLARIVSGYPVDRDLVDDGWTHLYKALLNPEFAAMADSEAAKRRDEADLRQMARIWTRIDNTITDSATAAALKPYYHYLCKSPCFHDEYLDAFNRSNVELINTDGRGIERIYDAGVVANGQKFPVDCIVFATGFEGIGNYPEKTGIDIIGRRGVSMKQRWSDGMLSLHGVLSSGFPNLFFNLASVDGQATLSVNMSYTLGGVADHIAKIVCETRRRGARACEIEPETEAQWVKLIESGTARSRTTKLRCTPGRRNNNGNVDQQPPRAGIYPGPAVEFFEQLAAWRDVEQYAGLNFLMPPSYSDTLNPAI
- a CDS encoding glycoside hydrolase family 6 protein translates to MSSAVGAVARRIAPLLAVAAAAYLGFFADLAQVVPAPPMTLVDGSNPLAGQPFYVDPGSAAMVAARNANPPSSQLTAVANTPQSYWLDQAFPAGTVGGTVAKYTGAAQAAGAMPILTLYGIPHRDCGSFASGGFATGADYRAWIDAVAAGLGASPAAIIVEPDALAMADCLSAEQRQERFDLVRYAVDTLTRDQAAAVYVDAGHSRWVNAQEMAARLNQVDVGHARGFSLNISNFYTTDEEIGYGEAISGMTNGSHYVIDTGRNGAGPAPESPLNWCNPGGRALGVPPTTDTAGAHADAYLWIKRPGESDGSCGRGEPQAGRFVSQYAIDLAQNAGQ
- a CDS encoding LOG family protein; this encodes MSNREIPFQPLRNSLYTSMELMSGFDPDRPLSAAETLDFQSYRYFTANGGPCPNDPYAGMMQALHDHSIMRAISKFFASVDAPTVAIMGGHDEARGTEKYVDVMRIARALTQCGCLVASGGGPGAMEATHLGALLAPTSDQDVADALKQLKSRPTLPASESVVSETGEVDTAIVCQLHSWAKPAFEIAQTFTQTGGRSLAVPTWYYGCEPLTPLATHVAKYFQNSIREDILLSLAANGIVYTPGASGTLQEVFQNAAQNYYPRNDQAFSPMIFFGREFWTEKLPVLPVLEGLFVDNEKLTPMEFRRLVRIVDTAEEAVDALLEHHPSTKKMMNRMQAVGFGPIMAAAGSAPNGAPNPRSQ